The following is a genomic window from Penaeus vannamei isolate JL-2024 chromosome 27, ASM4276789v1, whole genome shotgun sequence.
GCATAGGAAGAAttaaagttaaagaaagaaagaaagaaagaaaaaaagaacgatttTGCATCACTAGAATTTAAATCAATTTGAATAGAGAATtagaagaaatgggaaagaaaagggagataatgataaaaaacgaggggtagatggatggttatctatagagaacagaagagataggagaaagaaaagggaaaaggaggagataagacAGCTTAAGATaagcagaaaggagagacaaagaaaatgggaaagaaaacgaaagagaaagagcgacagggaGAGACCAAATCGAAAAGATAAACAGTGATTTAATTTCACGTCAGAAGGACATTCAAAAACagtacataaacaaaacaatttatttacatcataaattaaatcaaatataacaaacaaaagaTCAACAGATCAGTCACAGGTTCCACTGTCTACTGTGACGaccaggagaaaaagaaaaatcacagcaAGTTGAACAGTTTGAAAATAAATGCACAGAACAACAGGTATTTCGTTCTGTAAGCATATTCGATTCTCGAATATTTATGTTCGCGGTCTCTACTGGAACTTGTTGACAGCATCATCAATCAATTGATGGACGAAGGTGGTCTTGTCATCGTAGGCTGGAGCAGGGGCAGCATAAGAGCTGTCGAAATAGAGTTTGGAATTAATATACGTTTATTACAGTTACGCTTTCATATAAACTAATTTCACTATACAATTCTTATCTACTGAGAGACCAATTTCAGAACGCCAAAGCCTCTTAAGACGAGGCGAAACTCACGTGGCGGAggcgtagtcgtagtcgtagggCTGAGCAACCTTGGCCGTTGTCCCGAAGAGCCCCAGGAAAGACGCGACCAAGAGCAGGCCGACGGCGATGGCCCCGATGTAGAAGAGGGACGCGCCGCCGATAGTGACGGATTTGTCGGTGTCGTCGAAGAGAAGTCGTGCGtcgtttttgttggtggtgtcgGCTGCGTGCGTGAGGGCGgccagggcgaggaggagggcggcgaAGGTGATTCCTGCAAAGGGATGGTTCAGTAGTTGGCGCTTTATCCAGAATGATTGGCGGTGATAATGcctaacagaaataacaaaaacatgtatgtttatatgtatatacatacatatacataaatacatacataagtgtatgtgtgtgagagagagatggaagaaaaatccACTGAAATATAGACGTCTGAGCTTCAAAACTCTTCAAATTCATTCTATGGAGGAATTTCACTCTGAAACGTTTAGGACAGGATGATGTCTACTCCATTGGTTCTTTAAGTTTCCaatacccaaacacatacacgaacttGGCATTCACATTCCACATGCACAGTGTCATATCGACATGTGTATACTGTACAGTATTTTCACACAAATACCAaggcacatatttgcatatactatAATATCTAAGCGTTTGACCGTACCGTGAGCGGCCATTGTGTAGCGCAAAAGCTTATTAAGCGGGACAAGCAGTAGATTAGATCGTCACGCGATGGTGTTCACAGGATGACTGGTTCCTCAAAGGCCTCCGTGGTTGCTTAAGTAGTCCTACGGGGAGAGGTAAAGTACCTGCATTGAAGGCACACTTTCTCTCCTTGGGGGCTGggatatgaattatatacatatagacgtagatggatatatattcatgtaaagaaCAAGTGATGATACGTACAGACATAGATAAGTGAACGCATTGATAGAAAATGTAAGTTGGAGATGGAGGTTTCAATATATAGCAACAAATTGACGTTTGCAAGCAGTCCGGGATTTCCTCTGATCCTATTCTGTTTGGTTCGAAGAGACCGAGAGGTAGTCTTTTTTcggatactgatatatatatatatatatatatatatatatatatatatatatatatatttatatatagatatgtatatatatacatatgtatatatatacatttatatatgtatgtatgtatatgcacacacacacacatacacggacacatgcATTCCGTAGAGGGAAAACACTTCACCTGGACTCGGACACCTGACTTTGAAGACACTTTCCCTGCTCGAGAGTGTCCGTTTCCTGTTGCCCTCCTTATGATGTTCTTAAAGTCTCATCCTCACTGTATTTGTTCGACTTTTTGTCTATGCATTTCatgtcgttttctttgtcttttatttgatGTCAAGATCTGATTTCGTTTTATTATAAATTGTGAGTGCGACCAAAAATATTACTATCTATAGATATTTAATCTTTGTTTATAATCGAAGCTTTTATGTTAATACTATGTATCACGACACGGTGGTACTGATAtacaatatctatgtatatgcatctacatctacacgcgtatgtgcatatacatacacatataggaatctatctatctatctatctatctatctatctatctatatctatatatatatatatatatacatataaagggaaCAATCACGATAACTCATCAGATGTTTCGATtcaatttaatttcttattgtctcttttttattattttattatctttgtgtACACGCTACTGCATTCATGGTTTTGTTCGGTTACGTatatggaaataaagaaagactcATTCACATGTATTTAGTTTTAATGCGACACTATTGATGTTTCGCCGCTCCCACTTAACGTCAACGGTGATATCCaagcgataaaaataataaatcatgataaagaattcaagaaaaagaaggaatgagagtcATAAATGATTGGTTACAGATATCTGATTCGATGATAACTGATGATTACACACTGATAaaagacacattcacacatacgcacacacacacacacacacaaacagaattaCATGCAACTACTTTGTTGAAATAAGGCAACATTTACCCCCGTTTTGTCTACGTAAATCGGTCTTCAACTTTTCACTTCAtgctaattcttcttattatttttttctttcccacatGGCTACAGAGAGCTCTTCTTGGTTGATGGCAGATGATAACGCTTTGATAAGGGACAGTATCTTTACCCACACATAcctgcatgcacgcacacacttatatatcatTGCTTTGAAGAAATGCATCAATAGTTTTACTGTCCAGTCTGAGCATGTCTGGCTtcaacttttctctttttattctcttacgTGCATAGGAAGAATTAAAGTTAAAGAttaaagttaaagaaagaaagaaaaaagaacaattttACATTACTAGAGTTTAAATCAATTTGAATagagaattaaaagaaatgggaaagaaaagggagataatgataaaaaaaggggtaaatggaaaagggaaaaggaggaaataagacagcttaagataaggagaaaggagagacaaagaaaatgggaaagaaaacgaaagagaaagagcgacagggaGAGGCCAAATCGAAAAGATAAGCATTGATTTACTTTCACGCCAGAAGGACAGTCACAAACagtacataaacaaaacaatttaTTTACATCATAAATTAAATAGAATATAACAAACAAAAGATCAACAGATCAGTCACAGGTTCCACTGTCTACTGTGACGaccaggagaaaaagaaaaatcacagcaAGTTGATAAGTTTGAAAATAAATGCACAGAACAACAGGTATTTCGTTCTGTAAGCATATTCGATTCTCGAATATTTATGTTCGCGGTCTCTACTGGAACTTGTTGACAGCATCATCAATCAATTGATGGACGAAGGTGGTCTTGTCATCGTAGGCTGGAGCAGGGGCAGCATAAGAGCTGTCGAAATAGAGTTTGGAATAAATATACGTTTATTACAGTTACGCTTTCATATAATCTAATTTAACTATACAATTCTTATCTACTAAAACAATTTCAGAACGCCAAAGCCTCTTAAGACGAGGCGAAACTCACGTGGCGGCGTAGTCGTAGGGCTGAGCAACCTTGGCCGTTGTCCCGAAGAGCCCCAGGAAAGTCGCGACCAAGAGCAGGCCGACGGCGATGGCCCCGATGTAGAAGAGGGACGCGCCGCCGATAGTGACGGATTTGTCGGTGTCGTCGAAGAGAAGTCGTGCGtcgtttttgttggtggtgtcgGCCGCGTGCGTGAGGGCGgccagggcgaggaggagggcggcgaAGGTGATTCCTGCAAAGGGATGGCTCAGTAGTTGGCGCATTATCCAGAATGATTGGCGGTGATAATGCCCagcagaaataacaaaaacatgtatgtttatatgtatatacatacatatacataaatacatacatatgtgtatgtgtgtgtgagagagagatggaagaaaaatccactggaaaaaaaaaaaaaaaaatagacgtctGAACTTCAAAACTCTTCAAATTCATTCTATAGAGGAATTTCACTCTGAAACGTTTAGAGCAGGATGATGTTTTCATTTGTTCTTTAAGTTTCCaatacccaaacacatacacgaacttGGCATTCACATTCCACATGCACAATGTCATATCGACATGTGTATACTGTACAGTATTTTCACACAAATACCAaggcacatatttgcatatactatAATATCTAAGCGTTTGACCGTACCGTGAGCGGCCATTGTGTAGCGCAAAAGCTTATTAAGCGGGACAAGCAGTAGATTAGATCGTCACGCGATGGTGTTCACAGGATGACTGGTTCCCCAAAGGCCTCCGTGGTTGCTTAAGTAGTCCTACGGGGAGAGGTAAATTACCTGCATTGAAGGCACACTTTCTCTCCTTGGGGGCGtggatatggatgtatatacatatagatgtagatggataaatatacatatacagaagaaatgcagatagatacataggtatgtgAAAATATTGGTAGATAATGTAAAattggaggtggatgtgtttgtatttttcaaTATATGCAAATAGTCCGGGATCCGATCCTATTCTGTTTGGTTCGAAGAGACCAATAGGTCATGCATCCTTTTTTCGGGTActgccacatatatatatacacctttatatacatctatatacatacatgcatacacacacacacatacacatatatacacatctacacacacacacacacacacacacacacacacacacacacacacacacacacacatatatatatatatatatatatatatatatatatatatatatatatatatatgtatatatatgcacacacaaacacacacacacgcacatacacgaacacatgcaTTCCGTAGAGGGAAAACACTTCACCTGGACTCGGACACCTGACTTTGAAGACACTTTCCCTGCGCGAGAGTGTCCGTTTCCTGTTGCCCTCCTTATGATGTTCTTAAAGTCTTATTCTCACTTTATTTGTTCGACTCTTTGTCTGTGCATTTCGTgtcgttttctttgtcatttatttGATGTCAAGATCTGATTTCGTTTTACTATAGACTGTGAGTGCGACCATAAATATAATTTCCATTTCGATAGATATTTAATCGTTTATAATGGAAGCTTTTATGATACTATGTATCACGGCATGTTGGTACTGATaaacaatatctatcaatatgcaTCTACATCTACGcgcgtatgtgcatatacacacacatatagaaatctatctatctatctatctatctatctatctatctatctatatctatatatatatatatatatacatataaagggaaCAATCACGATAACTCATCAGATGTTTCGATtcaatttaatttcttattgtctcttttttattattttattacctttCTGTATACGCTACTGCATTcatggttttgtttgtttacatatatgcaaataaagaaagactcatgcacatatatttaGTATTGATGCGACAATATTGATGTTTCGCCGCTCCCACTCAACGTCAACGGTGATAAccaaacgataaaaataataaatcatgataaagaattcaagaaaaagaaggaatgagaaagtcaTAAATGATTGGCTACAGATATCTGATTCgatgataactgatgataacTCACTGATAAAAGatgacacattcacacatacgcacacacacacacacacacacacacacacacacacagaatttcaTGCAACTGCTTTGTTGAAATAAGGCAACATTTACCCCCGTTCTGTCTACGTAAATCGGTCTTCAACTTTTCACTTCAtgctaattcttcttattatttttttctttcccacatGGCTACAGAAAGCTCTTCTTGGTTGATGGCAGATGACAACGCTTTGATAAGGGACGGTATCTTTACccacacatacctacatgcacgcacacacttatatgtcaTTGCTTTGGAGAAATACATCAATATTTTTCCTGTTCAGTCTGAGCATATCTGGCttcaacttttctcttttttctctcttacgtgCATAGGAAGAAttaaagttaaagaaagaaagaaagaaaaaagaactattTTACATTACCAGAATTTAAATCAATTTGAATAGAGAATtagaagaaatgggaaagaaaagagatgataaaaaacgaggggtagatggatggttatctatagagaacagaaaagataagagaaagaaaagggaaaaggagataagacagcttaagataaggagaaaggagagacaaagaaaatgggaaagaaaacgaaagagaaagagtgacagggaGAGGCCAAATCGAAAACATAACCAGTGATTTAATTTCACGTCAGGACAGTCAAAAACAGTACATAAACAATACAATTTATTTACATCATAAATTAAATAgaatataacaaacaaaatatcaaCAGATCAGTCACAGTTTCCACTGTCTACTGTGACGAccgggataaaaagaaaaatcacagcaAGTTGAACAgtttgaaaataaatgaacagaacaGCAGGTATTTCATTCTGTAAGCATATTCGATTCTCGAATATTTATGTTCGCGGTCTCTACTGGAACTTGTTGACAGCATCATCAATCAATTGATGGACGAAGGTGGTCTTGTCATCGTAGGCTGGAGCAGGGGCAGCATAAGAGCTGTCGAAATAGAGTTtggaattaatattattttattacagtTACGCTTTCCTATAAACTAATTTCACTATACAATTCTTATCAACTAAGAGATCAATTTCAGAACGCCAAAGCCTCTTAAGACGAGGCGAAACTCACGTGGCGGCGTAGTCGTAGGGCTGAGCAACCTTGGCCGTTGTCCCGAAGATCCCCAGGAAAGTCGCGAGCAAGAGCAGGCCGACGGCGATGGCCCCGATGTAGAAGAGGGACGCGCCGCCGA
Proteins encoded in this region:
- the LOC113817309 gene encoding uncharacterized protein; its protein translation is MAAHGITFAALLLALAALTHAADTTNKNDARLLFDDTDKSVTIGGASLFYIGAIAVGLLLVASFLGLFGTTAKVAQPYDYDYASATSYAAPAPAYDDKTTFVHQLIDDAVNKFQ
- the LOC138859130 gene encoding uncharacterized protein codes for the protein MAAHGITFAALLLALAALTHAADTTNKNDARLLFDDTDKSVTIGGASLFYIGAIAVGLLLVATFLGLFGTTAKVAQPYDYAATSYAAPAPAYDDKTTFVHQLIDDAVNKFQ
- the LOC113817312 gene encoding uncharacterized protein isoform X1; translation: MAAHGITFAALLLALAALTHAADTTNKNDARLLFDDTDKSVTIGGASLFYIGAIAVGLLLLATFLGIFGTTAKVAQPYDYAATSYAAPAPAYDDKTTFVHQLIDDAVNKFQ